A region from the Triplophysa rosa linkage group LG4, Trosa_1v2, whole genome shotgun sequence genome encodes:
- the LOC130552432 gene encoding sodium/potassium-transporting ATPase subunit alpha-1 isoform X2, which yields MGLGTGNDKYKLAATSEDGAKMPKKGKRKQKDMDDLKKEVDLDDHKLTLDELHRKYSTDLTRGLTASRARDVLARDGPNALTPPPTTPEWVKFCKQLFGGFSTLLWIGAILCFLAYGIQAASEDEPANDNLYLGIVLAAVVIITGCFSYYQEAKSSKIMESFKNLVPQQALVVRDGEKKSINAEEVVAGDLVEVKGGDRIPADLRIISAQGCKVDNSSLTGESEPQTRTPDFSNENPLETRNIAFFSTNCVEGTARGIVINTGDRTVMGRIATLASSLEGGKTPIAKEIEHFIHIITGVAVFLGVSFFILSLILGYGWLEAVIFLIGIIVANVPEGLLATVTVCLTLTAKRMAKKNCLVKNLEAVETLGSTSTICSDKTGTLTQNRMTVAHMWFDNQIHEADTTENQSGTSFDKSSPTWAALAHVAGLCNRAVFLADQNHVPILKRETAGDASESALLKCIELCCGSVKEMRDKYTNIAEIPFNSTNKYQLSVHKNPNSSESKHLLVMKGAPERILDRCSSILIQGKEKPLEDELKDAFQNAYVELGGLGERVLGFCHFSLPDDQFPQGFAFDTDEVNFPTENLCFVGLMSMIDPPRAAVPDAVGKCRSAGIKVIMVTGDHPITAKAIAKGVGIISEGNETVEDIAARLNIPVGEVNPRDAKACVVHGGELKSMSENELDDILQHHTEIVFARTSPQQKLIIVEGCQRQGAIVAVTGDGVNDSPALKKADIGVAMGIAGSDVSKQAADMILLDDNFASIVTGVEEGRLIFDNLKKSIAYTLTSNIPEISPFLLFIIANIPLPLGTVTILCIDLGTDMVPAISLAYETAESDIMKRQPRNAKTDKLVNERLISMAYGQIGMMQAVAGFFAYFVILAENGFLPSDLIGIRVNWDDKYVNDLEDSYGQQWTYERRKIVEFTCHTAFFASIVIVQWADLIICKTRRNSIVQQGMRNKILIFGLFEETALAAFLSYCPGMDVALRMYPLKPCWWFCAFPYSLLIFVYDEVRRYILRRSPGGWVEKETYY from the exons ATGGGGCTTGGC ACAGGGAATGATAAATACAAATTGGCGGCGACTTCAGAGGATGGAGCCAAAATGCCAAAAAAGGGGAAAAGAAAGCAGAAGGACATGGACGATTTGAAAAAAGAAGTGGATCTG GATGATCATAAGTTAACTCTCGATGAACTTCACCGCAAATACAGCACCGACCTGACCAGA GGCTTGACCGCTTCCCGTGCGAGAGATGTCTTAGCCCGTGATGGACCCAATGCTCTGACCCCACCTCCTACGACTCCTGAATGGGTTAAGTTCTGCAAACAGCTCTTTGGTGGATTCTCAACACTGCTGTGGATTGGTGCAATTCTGTGTTTCCTGGCATATGGAATCCAGGCTGCCTCCGAGGACGAACCAGCAAATGACAAT CTTTATCTGGGAATTGTGCTGGCTGCTGTTGTCATAATCACAGGATGCTTCTCATACTATCAAGAAGCCAAGAGTTCTAAAATCATGGAATCTTTCAAGAACCTTGTCCCTCAG CAAGCCCTGGTTGTGCGTGATGGAGAGAAGAAGAGCATCAATGCAGAGGAAGTAGTCGCTGGTGATTTGGTGGAGGTCAAAGGTGGAGACAGAATCCCAGCTGACCTGCGTATTATCTCTGCACAAGGATGCAAG GTGGACAACTCTTCGCTCACCGGTGAATCTGAGCCTCAGACTCGTACTCCCGACTTCTCCAATGAAAACCCTCTGGAGACGAGAAACATTGCCTTCTTCTCTACCAACTGTGTTGAAG GTACTGCCAGAGGCATTGTCATCAACACCGGTGACCGCACAGTCATGGGCCGCATCGCCACTCTCGCCTCAAGCCTTGAAGGTGGAAAAACACCAATCGCTAAAGAGATCGAACACTTCATCCACATCATCACTGGAGTGGCTGTTTTCCTGGGTGTGTCCTTCTTCATCCTCTCTCTGATTCTTGGATATGGCTGGTTGGAAGCCGTCATTTTCCTTATTGGAATCATTGTTGCCAATGTACCCGAGGGTCTCCTTGCCACTGTAACT GTGTGTCTGACTCTGACCGCCAAACGTATGGCAAAGAAGAACTGTCTGGTGAAGAATCTTGAAGCTGTGGAGACTCTCGGCTCAACCTCCACCATCTGCTCGGACAAGACGGGAACTTTAACCCAGAACCGGATGACCGTGGCTCACATGTGGTTTGACAACCAGATTCATGAAGCAGACACCACGGAGAACCAGAGCGGAACCTCATTTGACAAAAGCTCTCCGACTTGGGCGGCCCTTGCTCATGTCGCTGGCCTGTGCAACCGTGCCGTCTTCCTTGCTGATCAGAACCATGTGCCAATCCTAAAG CGAGAAACAGCTGGCGATGCCTCCGAGTCTGCTCTGTTGAAGTGTATAGAGCTTTGCTGCGGTTCGGTGAAAGAAATGAGAGACAAGTACACCAATATTGCTGAGATCCCTTTCAACTCCACCAACAAATACCAG CTCTCAGTCCACAAGAATCCCAATTCCTCAGAGTCTAAACACCTGCTGGTGATGAAAGGAGCCCCTGAGAGAATCCTGGACCGATGCTCCTCTATTCTCATCCAAGGAAAAGAGAAACCTCTGGAAGATGAATTGAAAGATGCTTTCCAGAATGCTTACGTAGAGCTCGGAGGTCTTGGAGAAAGAGTGCTGG GTTTCTGCCACTTTTCCCTCCCTGATGACCAGTTCCCTCAAGGTTTTGCATTTGATACAGATGAAGTGAACTTCCCCACAGAGAATCTGTGTTTTGTCGGCCTCATGTCCATGATCGACCCGCCTCGCGCCGCCGTTCCAGATGCCGTGGGCAAGTGCAGGAGTGCTGGAATCAAG GTGATCATGGTTACTGGTGACCATCCGATTACGGCTAAAGCTATCGCAAAGGGTGTCGGCATCATCTCTGAAGGCAACGAGACTGTCGAAGATATTGCTGCACGTTTAAACATTCCTGTCGGAGAGGTTAATCCAAG AGATGCTAAAGCGTGTGTGGTCCATGGAGGAGAATTGAAGAGCATGTCTGAGAATGAGCTGGATGACATCCTCCAACATCATACTGAAATCGTGTTTGCTAGAACGTCTCCACAACAAAAACTGATCATAGTGGAGGGTTGTCAGCGACAG GGTGCCATCGTGGCTGTGACGGGTGATGGTGTGAATGACTCTCCCGCTCTGAAGAAGGCTGATATCGGTGTGGCTATGGGCATCGCTGGATCTGACGTGTCCAAACAGGCCGCTGACATGATTCTGCTGGACGACAACTTTGCCTCAATCGTCACTGGAGTGGAAGAAG GACGTCTGATCTTCGACAACTTGAAGAAATCTATTGCCTACACCCTGACCAGCAACATCCCTGAGATCTCACCCTTCCTTTTGTTTATCATTGCCAATATTCCTCTACCCTTGGGTACTGTCACCATTCTCTGCATTGACCTGGGCACTGACATG GTTCCTGCGATCTCATTGGCCTACGAAACTGCTGAAAGTGACATCATGAAGAGACAACCCAGAAATGCTAAAACAGACAAGCTGGTGAATGAGAGGCTCATCAGTATGGCCTACGGTCAAATCG GTATGATGCAAGCGGTCGCAGGGTTCTTTGCCTACTTTGTCATTCTTGCTGAGAACGGATTCCTGCCATCTGATCTAATAGGCATCCGAGTCAATTGGGATGATAAATACGTCAATGACCTGGAAGACAGCTACGGCCAACAGTGG ACGTACGAGCGCAGAAAGATTGTGGAGTTCACGTGTCACACGGCATTCTTCGCCAGTATCGTGATCGTGCAGTGGGCAGATCTGATCATCTGTAAAACCAGGAGAAATTCCATCGTACAGCAGGGAATGAG AAACAAAATCCTCATCTTTGGATTATTTGAGGAAACTGCTTTGGCCGCCTTCCTGTCTTACTGTCCGGGCATGGACGTGGCTTTGAGAATGTACCCACTCAA acCATGCTGGTGGTTCTGTGCCTTCCCATATTCACTGCTCATCTTTGTCTATGATGAAGTCAGAAGATACATCCTTAGACGGAGCCCAGGAG GCTGGGTGGAGAAAGAAACATACTACTGA
- the LOC130552432 gene encoding sodium/potassium-transporting ATPase subunit alpha-1 isoform X3: protein MPKKGKRKQKDMDDLKKEVDLDDHKLTLDELHRKYSTDLTRGLTASRARDVLARDGPNALTPPPTTPEWVKFCKQLFGGFSTLLWIGAILCFLAYGIQAASEDEPANDNLYLGIVLAAVVIITGCFSYYQEAKSSKIMESFKNLVPQQALVVRDGEKKSINAEEVVAGDLVEVKGGDRIPADLRIISAQGCKVDNSSLTGESEPQTRTPDFSNENPLETRNIAFFSTNCVEGTARGIVINTGDRTVMGRIATLASSLEGGKTPIAKEIEHFIHIITGVAVFLGVSFFILSLILGYGWLEAVIFLIGIIVANVPEGLLATVTVCLTLTAKRMAKKNCLVKNLEAVETLGSTSTICSDKTGTLTQNRMTVAHMWFDNQIHEADTTENQSGTSFDKSSPTWAALAHVAGLCNRAVFLADQNHVPILKRETAGDASESALLKCIELCCGSVKEMRDKYTNIAEIPFNSTNKYQLSVHKNPNSSESKHLLVMKGAPERILDRCSSILIQGKEKPLEDELKDAFQNAYVELGGLGERVLGFCHFSLPDDQFPQGFAFDTDEVNFPTENLCFVGLMSMIDPPRAAVPDAVGKCRSAGIKVIMVTGDHPITAKAIAKGVGIISEGNETVEDIAARLNIPVGEVNPRDAKACVVHGGELKSMSENELDDILQHHTEIVFARTSPQQKLIIVEGCQRQGAIVAVTGDGVNDSPALKKADIGVAMGIAGSDVSKQAADMILLDDNFASIVTGVEEGRLIFDNLKKSIAYTLTSNIPEISPFLLFIIANIPLPLGTVTILCIDLGTDMVPAISLAYETAESDIMKRQPRNAKTDKLVNERLISMAYGQIGMMQAVAGFFAYFVILAENGFLPSDLIGIRVNWDDKYVNDLEDSYGQQWTYERRKIVEFTCHTAFFASIVIVQWADLIICKTRRNSIVQQGMRNKILIFGLFEETALAAFLSYCPGMDVALRMYPLKPCWWFCAFPYSLLIFVYDEVRRYILRRSPGGWVEKETYY from the exons ATGCCAAAAAAGGGGAAAAGAAAGCAGAAGGACATGGACGATTTGAAAAAAGAAGTGGATCTG GATGATCATAAGTTAACTCTCGATGAACTTCACCGCAAATACAGCACCGACCTGACCAGA GGCTTGACCGCTTCCCGTGCGAGAGATGTCTTAGCCCGTGATGGACCCAATGCTCTGACCCCACCTCCTACGACTCCTGAATGGGTTAAGTTCTGCAAACAGCTCTTTGGTGGATTCTCAACACTGCTGTGGATTGGTGCAATTCTGTGTTTCCTGGCATATGGAATCCAGGCTGCCTCCGAGGACGAACCAGCAAATGACAAT CTTTATCTGGGAATTGTGCTGGCTGCTGTTGTCATAATCACAGGATGCTTCTCATACTATCAAGAAGCCAAGAGTTCTAAAATCATGGAATCTTTCAAGAACCTTGTCCCTCAG CAAGCCCTGGTTGTGCGTGATGGAGAGAAGAAGAGCATCAATGCAGAGGAAGTAGTCGCTGGTGATTTGGTGGAGGTCAAAGGTGGAGACAGAATCCCAGCTGACCTGCGTATTATCTCTGCACAAGGATGCAAG GTGGACAACTCTTCGCTCACCGGTGAATCTGAGCCTCAGACTCGTACTCCCGACTTCTCCAATGAAAACCCTCTGGAGACGAGAAACATTGCCTTCTTCTCTACCAACTGTGTTGAAG GTACTGCCAGAGGCATTGTCATCAACACCGGTGACCGCACAGTCATGGGCCGCATCGCCACTCTCGCCTCAAGCCTTGAAGGTGGAAAAACACCAATCGCTAAAGAGATCGAACACTTCATCCACATCATCACTGGAGTGGCTGTTTTCCTGGGTGTGTCCTTCTTCATCCTCTCTCTGATTCTTGGATATGGCTGGTTGGAAGCCGTCATTTTCCTTATTGGAATCATTGTTGCCAATGTACCCGAGGGTCTCCTTGCCACTGTAACT GTGTGTCTGACTCTGACCGCCAAACGTATGGCAAAGAAGAACTGTCTGGTGAAGAATCTTGAAGCTGTGGAGACTCTCGGCTCAACCTCCACCATCTGCTCGGACAAGACGGGAACTTTAACCCAGAACCGGATGACCGTGGCTCACATGTGGTTTGACAACCAGATTCATGAAGCAGACACCACGGAGAACCAGAGCGGAACCTCATTTGACAAAAGCTCTCCGACTTGGGCGGCCCTTGCTCATGTCGCTGGCCTGTGCAACCGTGCCGTCTTCCTTGCTGATCAGAACCATGTGCCAATCCTAAAG CGAGAAACAGCTGGCGATGCCTCCGAGTCTGCTCTGTTGAAGTGTATAGAGCTTTGCTGCGGTTCGGTGAAAGAAATGAGAGACAAGTACACCAATATTGCTGAGATCCCTTTCAACTCCACCAACAAATACCAG CTCTCAGTCCACAAGAATCCCAATTCCTCAGAGTCTAAACACCTGCTGGTGATGAAAGGAGCCCCTGAGAGAATCCTGGACCGATGCTCCTCTATTCTCATCCAAGGAAAAGAGAAACCTCTGGAAGATGAATTGAAAGATGCTTTCCAGAATGCTTACGTAGAGCTCGGAGGTCTTGGAGAAAGAGTGCTGG GTTTCTGCCACTTTTCCCTCCCTGATGACCAGTTCCCTCAAGGTTTTGCATTTGATACAGATGAAGTGAACTTCCCCACAGAGAATCTGTGTTTTGTCGGCCTCATGTCCATGATCGACCCGCCTCGCGCCGCCGTTCCAGATGCCGTGGGCAAGTGCAGGAGTGCTGGAATCAAG GTGATCATGGTTACTGGTGACCATCCGATTACGGCTAAAGCTATCGCAAAGGGTGTCGGCATCATCTCTGAAGGCAACGAGACTGTCGAAGATATTGCTGCACGTTTAAACATTCCTGTCGGAGAGGTTAATCCAAG AGATGCTAAAGCGTGTGTGGTCCATGGAGGAGAATTGAAGAGCATGTCTGAGAATGAGCTGGATGACATCCTCCAACATCATACTGAAATCGTGTTTGCTAGAACGTCTCCACAACAAAAACTGATCATAGTGGAGGGTTGTCAGCGACAG GGTGCCATCGTGGCTGTGACGGGTGATGGTGTGAATGACTCTCCCGCTCTGAAGAAGGCTGATATCGGTGTGGCTATGGGCATCGCTGGATCTGACGTGTCCAAACAGGCCGCTGACATGATTCTGCTGGACGACAACTTTGCCTCAATCGTCACTGGAGTGGAAGAAG GACGTCTGATCTTCGACAACTTGAAGAAATCTATTGCCTACACCCTGACCAGCAACATCCCTGAGATCTCACCCTTCCTTTTGTTTATCATTGCCAATATTCCTCTACCCTTGGGTACTGTCACCATTCTCTGCATTGACCTGGGCACTGACATG GTTCCTGCGATCTCATTGGCCTACGAAACTGCTGAAAGTGACATCATGAAGAGACAACCCAGAAATGCTAAAACAGACAAGCTGGTGAATGAGAGGCTCATCAGTATGGCCTACGGTCAAATCG GTATGATGCAAGCGGTCGCAGGGTTCTTTGCCTACTTTGTCATTCTTGCTGAGAACGGATTCCTGCCATCTGATCTAATAGGCATCCGAGTCAATTGGGATGATAAATACGTCAATGACCTGGAAGACAGCTACGGCCAACAGTGG ACGTACGAGCGCAGAAAGATTGTGGAGTTCACGTGTCACACGGCATTCTTCGCCAGTATCGTGATCGTGCAGTGGGCAGATCTGATCATCTGTAAAACCAGGAGAAATTCCATCGTACAGCAGGGAATGAG AAACAAAATCCTCATCTTTGGATTATTTGAGGAAACTGCTTTGGCCGCCTTCCTGTCTTACTGTCCGGGCATGGACGTGGCTTTGAGAATGTACCCACTCAA acCATGCTGGTGGTTCTGTGCCTTCCCATATTCACTGCTCATCTTTGTCTATGATGAAGTCAGAAGATACATCCTTAGACGGAGCCCAGGAG GCTGGGTGGAGAAAGAAACATACTACTGA
- the LOC130552432 gene encoding sodium/potassium-transporting ATPase subunit alpha-1 isoform X1, whose product MKEEKLELTSAQLLHDGDSSGRLYHGCSLSFGQTGNDKYKLAATSEDGAKMPKKGKRKQKDMDDLKKEVDLDDHKLTLDELHRKYSTDLTRGLTASRARDVLARDGPNALTPPPTTPEWVKFCKQLFGGFSTLLWIGAILCFLAYGIQAASEDEPANDNLYLGIVLAAVVIITGCFSYYQEAKSSKIMESFKNLVPQQALVVRDGEKKSINAEEVVAGDLVEVKGGDRIPADLRIISAQGCKVDNSSLTGESEPQTRTPDFSNENPLETRNIAFFSTNCVEGTARGIVINTGDRTVMGRIATLASSLEGGKTPIAKEIEHFIHIITGVAVFLGVSFFILSLILGYGWLEAVIFLIGIIVANVPEGLLATVTVCLTLTAKRMAKKNCLVKNLEAVETLGSTSTICSDKTGTLTQNRMTVAHMWFDNQIHEADTTENQSGTSFDKSSPTWAALAHVAGLCNRAVFLADQNHVPILKRETAGDASESALLKCIELCCGSVKEMRDKYTNIAEIPFNSTNKYQLSVHKNPNSSESKHLLVMKGAPERILDRCSSILIQGKEKPLEDELKDAFQNAYVELGGLGERVLGFCHFSLPDDQFPQGFAFDTDEVNFPTENLCFVGLMSMIDPPRAAVPDAVGKCRSAGIKVIMVTGDHPITAKAIAKGVGIISEGNETVEDIAARLNIPVGEVNPRDAKACVVHGGELKSMSENELDDILQHHTEIVFARTSPQQKLIIVEGCQRQGAIVAVTGDGVNDSPALKKADIGVAMGIAGSDVSKQAADMILLDDNFASIVTGVEEGRLIFDNLKKSIAYTLTSNIPEISPFLLFIIANIPLPLGTVTILCIDLGTDMVPAISLAYETAESDIMKRQPRNAKTDKLVNERLISMAYGQIGMMQAVAGFFAYFVILAENGFLPSDLIGIRVNWDDKYVNDLEDSYGQQWTYERRKIVEFTCHTAFFASIVIVQWADLIICKTRRNSIVQQGMRNKILIFGLFEETALAAFLSYCPGMDVALRMYPLKPCWWFCAFPYSLLIFVYDEVRRYILRRSPGGWVEKETYY is encoded by the exons ACAGGGAATGATAAATACAAATTGGCGGCGACTTCAGAGGATGGAGCCAAAATGCCAAAAAAGGGGAAAAGAAAGCAGAAGGACATGGACGATTTGAAAAAAGAAGTGGATCTG GATGATCATAAGTTAACTCTCGATGAACTTCACCGCAAATACAGCACCGACCTGACCAGA GGCTTGACCGCTTCCCGTGCGAGAGATGTCTTAGCCCGTGATGGACCCAATGCTCTGACCCCACCTCCTACGACTCCTGAATGGGTTAAGTTCTGCAAACAGCTCTTTGGTGGATTCTCAACACTGCTGTGGATTGGTGCAATTCTGTGTTTCCTGGCATATGGAATCCAGGCTGCCTCCGAGGACGAACCAGCAAATGACAAT CTTTATCTGGGAATTGTGCTGGCTGCTGTTGTCATAATCACAGGATGCTTCTCATACTATCAAGAAGCCAAGAGTTCTAAAATCATGGAATCTTTCAAGAACCTTGTCCCTCAG CAAGCCCTGGTTGTGCGTGATGGAGAGAAGAAGAGCATCAATGCAGAGGAAGTAGTCGCTGGTGATTTGGTGGAGGTCAAAGGTGGAGACAGAATCCCAGCTGACCTGCGTATTATCTCTGCACAAGGATGCAAG GTGGACAACTCTTCGCTCACCGGTGAATCTGAGCCTCAGACTCGTACTCCCGACTTCTCCAATGAAAACCCTCTGGAGACGAGAAACATTGCCTTCTTCTCTACCAACTGTGTTGAAG GTACTGCCAGAGGCATTGTCATCAACACCGGTGACCGCACAGTCATGGGCCGCATCGCCACTCTCGCCTCAAGCCTTGAAGGTGGAAAAACACCAATCGCTAAAGAGATCGAACACTTCATCCACATCATCACTGGAGTGGCTGTTTTCCTGGGTGTGTCCTTCTTCATCCTCTCTCTGATTCTTGGATATGGCTGGTTGGAAGCCGTCATTTTCCTTATTGGAATCATTGTTGCCAATGTACCCGAGGGTCTCCTTGCCACTGTAACT GTGTGTCTGACTCTGACCGCCAAACGTATGGCAAAGAAGAACTGTCTGGTGAAGAATCTTGAAGCTGTGGAGACTCTCGGCTCAACCTCCACCATCTGCTCGGACAAGACGGGAACTTTAACCCAGAACCGGATGACCGTGGCTCACATGTGGTTTGACAACCAGATTCATGAAGCAGACACCACGGAGAACCAGAGCGGAACCTCATTTGACAAAAGCTCTCCGACTTGGGCGGCCCTTGCTCATGTCGCTGGCCTGTGCAACCGTGCCGTCTTCCTTGCTGATCAGAACCATGTGCCAATCCTAAAG CGAGAAACAGCTGGCGATGCCTCCGAGTCTGCTCTGTTGAAGTGTATAGAGCTTTGCTGCGGTTCGGTGAAAGAAATGAGAGACAAGTACACCAATATTGCTGAGATCCCTTTCAACTCCACCAACAAATACCAG CTCTCAGTCCACAAGAATCCCAATTCCTCAGAGTCTAAACACCTGCTGGTGATGAAAGGAGCCCCTGAGAGAATCCTGGACCGATGCTCCTCTATTCTCATCCAAGGAAAAGAGAAACCTCTGGAAGATGAATTGAAAGATGCTTTCCAGAATGCTTACGTAGAGCTCGGAGGTCTTGGAGAAAGAGTGCTGG GTTTCTGCCACTTTTCCCTCCCTGATGACCAGTTCCCTCAAGGTTTTGCATTTGATACAGATGAAGTGAACTTCCCCACAGAGAATCTGTGTTTTGTCGGCCTCATGTCCATGATCGACCCGCCTCGCGCCGCCGTTCCAGATGCCGTGGGCAAGTGCAGGAGTGCTGGAATCAAG GTGATCATGGTTACTGGTGACCATCCGATTACGGCTAAAGCTATCGCAAAGGGTGTCGGCATCATCTCTGAAGGCAACGAGACTGTCGAAGATATTGCTGCACGTTTAAACATTCCTGTCGGAGAGGTTAATCCAAG AGATGCTAAAGCGTGTGTGGTCCATGGAGGAGAATTGAAGAGCATGTCTGAGAATGAGCTGGATGACATCCTCCAACATCATACTGAAATCGTGTTTGCTAGAACGTCTCCACAACAAAAACTGATCATAGTGGAGGGTTGTCAGCGACAG GGTGCCATCGTGGCTGTGACGGGTGATGGTGTGAATGACTCTCCCGCTCTGAAGAAGGCTGATATCGGTGTGGCTATGGGCATCGCTGGATCTGACGTGTCCAAACAGGCCGCTGACATGATTCTGCTGGACGACAACTTTGCCTCAATCGTCACTGGAGTGGAAGAAG GACGTCTGATCTTCGACAACTTGAAGAAATCTATTGCCTACACCCTGACCAGCAACATCCCTGAGATCTCACCCTTCCTTTTGTTTATCATTGCCAATATTCCTCTACCCTTGGGTACTGTCACCATTCTCTGCATTGACCTGGGCACTGACATG GTTCCTGCGATCTCATTGGCCTACGAAACTGCTGAAAGTGACATCATGAAGAGACAACCCAGAAATGCTAAAACAGACAAGCTGGTGAATGAGAGGCTCATCAGTATGGCCTACGGTCAAATCG GTATGATGCAAGCGGTCGCAGGGTTCTTTGCCTACTTTGTCATTCTTGCTGAGAACGGATTCCTGCCATCTGATCTAATAGGCATCCGAGTCAATTGGGATGATAAATACGTCAATGACCTGGAAGACAGCTACGGCCAACAGTGG ACGTACGAGCGCAGAAAGATTGTGGAGTTCACGTGTCACACGGCATTCTTCGCCAGTATCGTGATCGTGCAGTGGGCAGATCTGATCATCTGTAAAACCAGGAGAAATTCCATCGTACAGCAGGGAATGAG AAACAAAATCCTCATCTTTGGATTATTTGAGGAAACTGCTTTGGCCGCCTTCCTGTCTTACTGTCCGGGCATGGACGTGGCTTTGAGAATGTACCCACTCAA acCATGCTGGTGGTTCTGTGCCTTCCCATATTCACTGCTCATCTTTGTCTATGATGAAGTCAGAAGATACATCCTTAGACGGAGCCCAGGAG GCTGGGTGGAGAAAGAAACATACTACTGA